One genomic region from Gossypium hirsutum isolate 1008001.06 chromosome D13, Gossypium_hirsutum_v2.1, whole genome shotgun sequence encodes:
- the LOC107920460 gene encoding probable E3 ubiquitin-protein ligase ZFP1, translating to MGQRNMLCPNQMIEMDQQGQGYLHPEPCIFMGGRPNYPPPDIQMGVAAPGNATSLDTHPLPEHYDSGMFYGLPQYPGVQHHNHSPNLDLGIGSASNYYIPYVANPSSSAPVNHGPADQMPSSSNFNLLGVSANEYARNCHFMDNVRGSYKRKNSEGVPGNFQHFNASSSSSSSVTPLSSRHPDGVGTMDGASFNIPQYRGNGPPTIREAGPQRSVRNRLGATPVEPVLMHSANHVFQGNYMGQPFQPTITDGGASAWTQVPGVPYMHGSNVGAPMETSLRSSTNFSHASPLELRNHNFHHPAPPIEGVRGHSINIHPQVAAVPHRFPASYASQSSMNLSHDGWEMGRRHLGPVPPSGFRIYHSRRESGIVPETTARHRNLPHLRVLPPDGIAVLELPEFYEVGNFIDHHRDMRLDIEDMSYEELLALGERIGNVNTGLSEETITSKLKTRSYSTFATTINLEEAAPIDQEPDSCIICQEDYKNQEKIGTLDCGHEYHAGCLKKWLVVKNVCPICKSEAIATESKNV from the exons ATGGGCCAAAGAAATATGCTATGCCCTAATCAGATGATAGAAATGGACCAGCAAGGCCAAGGATATCTACATCCTGAGCCCTGCATCTTTATGGGTGGCAGGCCTAATTACCCACCACCTGATATCCAGATGGGAGTCGCGGCTCCAGGGAATGCTACTAGTCTTGATACTCATCCCTTACCAGAGCATTATGACAGTGGTATGTTCTATGGGTTACCCCAGTACCCAGGTGTTCAGCATCATAATCATTCCCCAAATCTTGATCTTGGTATTGGAAGTGCATCCAACTATTACATCCCCTATGTGGCTAACCCTTCGTCAAGTGCTCCTGTAAATCATGGACCGGCAGACCAGATGCCATCTTCAAGCAACTTCAACCTCCTAGGAGTTTCTGCAAATGAATATGCAAGGAATTGCCACTTCATGGATAATGTTAGGGGCTCGTATAAGAGAAAGAATTCTGAAGGAGTCCCAGGAAATTTTCAGCATTTTAATGCCTCATCAAGCTCTAGTTCCTCAGTTACACCATTAAGTTCTAGACATCCCGATGGAGTTGGGACAATGGATGGTGCATCCTTCAACATTCCTCAGTATAGGGGGAATGGCCCTCCAACAATTAGAGAAGCAGGACCTCAAAGAAGTGTGAGGAACAGATTAGGCGCAACTCCAGTGGAACCTGTTTTGATGCATAGTGCTAACCATGTTTTTCAAGGAAATTACATGGGTCAGCCCTTTCAGCCAACAATAACAGATGGAGGTGCCTCAGCCTGGACTCAGGTTCCTGGGGTTCCATATATGCATG GTAGCAATGTTGGTGCACCTATGGAGACTAGTCTTAGAAGTTCCACAAACTTTTCACATGCTTCTCCCCTTGAACTTCGGAACCATAATTTTCATCACCCTGCACCACCTATTGAAGGAGTAAGAGGTCACAGCATTAATATTCATCCACAAGTAGCAGCAGTTCCTCATCGCTTTCCAGCAAGTTACGCCTCACAAAGCTCCATGAATCTTTCGCATGATGGTTGGGAGATGGGTCGTAGGCATCTGGGACCAGTTCCTCCTAGTGGCTTTAGGATATATCATTCCCGCCGAGAGAGTGGTATCGTACCTGAGACAACTGCAAGACACCGCAATCTTCCTCACCTAAGAGTTCTTCCGCCTGAT GGAATTGCTGTACTGGAGCTCCCTGAATTTTATGAAGTAGGGAACTTTATTGATCATCACAGAGATATGCGCTTGGATATAGAGGACATGTCTTACGAG GAACTGCTTGCTCTGGGTGAGCGTATTGGAAACGTGAACACTGGATTGTCTGAGGAAACCATTACAAGTAAATTGAAAACAAGAAGTTATTCAACATTTGCTACAACTATTAATCTGGAAGAGGCAGCACCTATTGACCAGGAACCTGATTCTTGCATTATTTGCCAG GAGGATTATAAGAACCAAGAGAAAATCGGAACTCTTGATTGTGGACACGAGTATCATGCAGGTTGCTTGAAGAAGTGGCTGGTTGTTAAGAATGTATGCCCCATCTGCAAATCTGAGGCGATAGCCACAGAGTCAAAGAATGTATAA